One Brassica napus cultivar Da-Ae chromosome A1, Da-Ae, whole genome shotgun sequence genomic region harbors:
- the BNAA01G16600D gene encoding uncharacterized sugar kinase slr0537 produces MALSLLSPIPSSASLSAFPAPKNASFLSSIYSLYHPKGTLGSSRTATSFFGGFRGSARIESTAADKKRQMVSRNGEFDEGEIERIGGQDEDDEELIEGHDDNSPSSPDRWDVLGLGQAMVDFSGVVDDDFLKKLGLEKGTRKLIDHEERGRVLQAMDGCSYKAAAGGSLSNTLVALARLGCRSISDRPLNVAMAGSIAGDPLGSFYRTKLRRANVNFLSAPIMDGTTGTVIVLTTPDAQRTMLAYQGTSSVVNYDSCLASLISKTNVFVVEGYLFELPDTIRTITKACEEAHRNGALVAVTASDVSCIERHYDDFWDIVGNYADIIFANSDEARAFCHFSADESPISATRYLSHFVPFVSVTDGINGSYIGVKGEAIYIPPSPCVPVDTCGAGDAYASGILYGILRGVTDLKGMGDLAATIAATVVGQQGTRLRVQDAVRLARSHEFLIKSSGVRTDVGS; encoded by the exons atggccctttctctcctctctccaaTTCCTTCCTCTGCCTCTCTCTCCGCCTTCCCCGCTCCTAAAAATGCCTCCTTTCTCTCTTCTATTTACTCCTTATATCACCCCAAAGGAACCCTCGGAAGCAGCAGAACCGCGACCTCGTTTTTCGGCGGTTTCAGAGGCTCGGCGAGGATTGAGTCCACGGCGGCGGATAAGAAGAGGCAAATGGTTTCTAGAAACGGAGAATTCGATGAAGGAGAAATCGAGAGAATCGGAGGTCAAGACGAGGACGACGAGGAATTGATAGAAGGACATGATGATAATTCACCTTCTTCCCCTGATAGATGGGATGTCTTGGGTctcggccaagccatg GTAGATTTCTCTGGAGTTGTGGACGATGACTTCCTAAAGAAACTAGGCTTAGAAAAGGGAACGAGGAAGCTTATAGATCACGAGGAGAGGGGTAGAGTCTTACAAGCAATGGATGGCTGCAGCTATAAGGCGGCTGCTGGAGGGTCATTGTCCAACACTCTGGTTGCTTTGGCAAGACTAGGTTGTCGTTCCATCAGTGACCGCCCTTTGAATGTCGCTATGGCAGGGAGTATTGCTGGCGACCCTCTCGGTAGCTTTTACAG GACTAAACTACGACGAGCAAATGTAAATTTTCTATCTGCTCCAATCATGGATGGAACAACCGGAACAGTGATTGTTCTCACCACTCCTGACGCACAACGTACTATGCTTGCCTATCAG GGAACATCTTCAGTCGTTAATTATGATTCTTGCTTAGCTAGTTTGATATCCAAAACAAATGTCTTTGTCGTGGAAGGCTATCTGTTTGAGCTTCCTGATACTATTAGAACCATCACAAAAGCCTGCGAAGAAGCCCACAGAAACGGAGCACTTGTTGCTGTGACTGCATCAGATGTGTCTTGCATAGAAAGGCATTACGATGATTTCTG GGACATTGTGGGCAACTATGCAGATATTATATTTGCCAACAGCGATGAAGCAAGAGCGTTCTGTCACTTCTCCGCAGACGAAAGCCCAATCTCAGCGACAAGGTACTTGAGCCACTTTGTCCCATTTGTTTCAGTGACCGACGGAATCAACGGGTCATACATTGGAGTTAAAGGAGAGGCCATATACATTCCTCCATCCCCGTGCGTGCCAGTAGACACGTGCGGCGCTGGAGATGCTTACGCTTCGGGGATCTTATACGGTATCTTGAGAGGTGTCACTGACTTGAAAGGAATGGGAGATTTGGCAGCTACGATTGCAGCCACTGTGGTGGGCCAACAAGGAACCAGGCTAAGGGTTCAAGACGCGGTTAGGCTGGCAAGGTCACATGAGTTCCTTATCAAAAGTTCTGGTGTTCGAACTGATGTTGGGTCTTGA
- the LOC106375981 gene encoding uncharacterized protein LOC106375981 isoform X4: MMVPLYSYGCEKKIKKALSHLKGIYSVKVDYYKQKVTVWGICNKLDVLAMVKKKRKEARFWNAEENDQESVDDSIVQKEDTVKTSSDSDKSSAFYTYSPSSPRFKRPPLSLIRTSSFTWKAVKKVFSRSISF; encoded by the exons ATGATGGTGCCATTGTACTCTTACGGTTGTgagaagaaaattaaaaaggcTCTTTCTCATCTCAAAG GAATATATTCAGTGAAAGTAGACTACTACAAACAGAAGGTGACTGTTTGGGGGATTTGCAACAAGCTTGATGTGTTAGCAATGGTCAAAAAGAAGCGTAAAGAAGCTCGTTTTTGGAATGCTGAGGAGAATGATCAAGAGAGCGTGGATGACTCCATCGTCCAGAAAGAAGACACTGTTAAAACTTCGTCTGATTCAGATAAATCATCGGCGTTCTATACGTATTCACCGTCGTCTCCGAGGTTTAAGAGACCTCCTTTGTCACTCATTAGAACATCTTCCTTCACATGGAAAGCTGTGAAGAAGGTCTTCTCTAGATCCATTTCCTTTTGA
- the LOC106375981 gene encoding uncharacterized protein LOC106375981 isoform X1 — MHLMISSAPLHLTPVTVVNVNTCTAYSYISYNKVEAQYVEMMVPLYSYGCEKKIKKALSHLKGIYSVKVDYYKQKVTVWGICNKLDVLAMVKKKRKEARFWNAEENDQESVDDSIVQKEDTVKTSSDSDKSSAFYTYSPSSPRFKRPPLSLIRTSSFTWKAVKKVFSRSISF, encoded by the exons ATGCACCTCATGATCTCTTCTGCTCCTCTGCATCTAACCCCAGTTACTGTCGTCAATGTAAATACATGTACCGCATATTCATACATAT CATACAACAAGGTGGAAGCACAGTACGTAGAAATGATGGTGCCATTGTACTCTTACGGTTGTgagaagaaaattaaaaaggcTCTTTCTCATCTCAAAG GAATATATTCAGTGAAAGTAGACTACTACAAACAGAAGGTGACTGTTTGGGGGATTTGCAACAAGCTTGATGTGTTAGCAATGGTCAAAAAGAAGCGTAAAGAAGCTCGTTTTTGGAATGCTGAGGAGAATGATCAAGAGAGCGTGGATGACTCCATCGTCCAGAAAGAAGACACTGTTAAAACTTCGTCTGATTCAGATAAATCATCGGCGTTCTATACGTATTCACCGTCGTCTCCGAGGTTTAAGAGACCTCCTTTGTCACTCATTAGAACATCTTCCTTCACATGGAAAGCTGTGAAGAAGGTCTTCTCTAGATCCATTTCCTTTTGA
- the LOC106375981 gene encoding uncharacterized protein LOC106375981 isoform X3, with product MGDLQIVPAYNKVEAQYVEMMVPLYSYGCEKKIKKALSHLKGIYSVKVDYYKQKVTVWGICNKLDVLAMVKKKRKEARFWNAEENDQESVDDSIVQKEDTVKTSSDSDKSSAFYTYSPSSPRFKRPPLSLIRTSSFTWKAVKKVFSRSISF from the exons ATGGGTGATCTGCAAATCGTGCCAGCATACAACAAGGTGGAAGCACAGTACGTAGAAATGATGGTGCCATTGTACTCTTACGGTTGTgagaagaaaattaaaaaggcTCTTTCTCATCTCAAAG GAATATATTCAGTGAAAGTAGACTACTACAAACAGAAGGTGACTGTTTGGGGGATTTGCAACAAGCTTGATGTGTTAGCAATGGTCAAAAAGAAGCGTAAAGAAGCTCGTTTTTGGAATGCTGAGGAGAATGATCAAGAGAGCGTGGATGACTCCATCGTCCAGAAAGAAGACACTGTTAAAACTTCGTCTGATTCAGATAAATCATCGGCGTTCTATACGTATTCACCGTCGTCTCCGAGGTTTAAGAGACCTCCTTTGTCACTCATTAGAACATCTTCCTTCACATGGAAAGCTGTGAAGAAGGTCTTCTCTAGATCCATTTCCTTTTGA
- the LOC106375981 gene encoding uncharacterized protein LOC106375981 isoform X5 — translation MMVPLYSYGCEKKIKKALSHLKVKVDYYKQKVTVWGICNKLDVLAMVKKKRKEARFWNAEENDQESVDDSIVQKEDTVKTSSDSDKSSAFYTYSPSSPRFKRPPLSLIRTSSFTWKAVKKVFSRSISF, via the exons ATGATGGTGCCATTGTACTCTTACGGTTGTgagaagaaaattaaaaaggcTCTTTCTCATCTCAAAG TGAAAGTAGACTACTACAAACAGAAGGTGACTGTTTGGGGGATTTGCAACAAGCTTGATGTGTTAGCAATGGTCAAAAAGAAGCGTAAAGAAGCTCGTTTTTGGAATGCTGAGGAGAATGATCAAGAGAGCGTGGATGACTCCATCGTCCAGAAAGAAGACACTGTTAAAACTTCGTCTGATTCAGATAAATCATCGGCGTTCTATACGTATTCACCGTCGTCTCCGAGGTTTAAGAGACCTCCTTTGTCACTCATTAGAACATCTTCCTTCACATGGAAAGCTGTGAAGAAGGTCTTCTCTAGATCCATTTCCTTTTGA
- the LOC106375981 gene encoding uncharacterized protein LOC106375981 isoform X2: MHLMISSAPLHLTPVTVVNVNTCTAYSYISYNKVEAQYVEMMVPLYSYGCEKKIKKALSHLKVKVDYYKQKVTVWGICNKLDVLAMVKKKRKEARFWNAEENDQESVDDSIVQKEDTVKTSSDSDKSSAFYTYSPSSPRFKRPPLSLIRTSSFTWKAVKKVFSRSISF, translated from the exons ATGCACCTCATGATCTCTTCTGCTCCTCTGCATCTAACCCCAGTTACTGTCGTCAATGTAAATACATGTACCGCATATTCATACATAT CATACAACAAGGTGGAAGCACAGTACGTAGAAATGATGGTGCCATTGTACTCTTACGGTTGTgagaagaaaattaaaaaggcTCTTTCTCATCTCAAAG TGAAAGTAGACTACTACAAACAGAAGGTGACTGTTTGGGGGATTTGCAACAAGCTTGATGTGTTAGCAATGGTCAAAAAGAAGCGTAAAGAAGCTCGTTTTTGGAATGCTGAGGAGAATGATCAAGAGAGCGTGGATGACTCCATCGTCCAGAAAGAAGACACTGTTAAAACTTCGTCTGATTCAGATAAATCATCGGCGTTCTATACGTATTCACCGTCGTCTCCGAGGTTTAAGAGACCTCCTTTGTCACTCATTAGAACATCTTCCTTCACATGGAAAGCTGTGAAGAAGGTCTTCTCTAGATCCATTTCCTTTTGA
- the LOC106360636 gene encoding putative RING-H2 finger protein ATL61, which yields MNHNKIPLYVYYIFMLGSTQLYDGSLSGDHTDFLIGIVLVLVGFLGLLYERYFVDDDNDENDHQDHGIGTSDDHVIINIKELAGVNPSVLLRSIPVVDINSRNARDGVKCVVCLFELADGDKAKFLPSCKHWFHARCIDPWLESHATCPICRTRVRLLQTNEPSSLISRLYSPVEPAVVTQELNYGNLTSDDEHPVDLTAVVVDIPATFEIGDLGPL from the coding sequence ATGAACCACAATAAAATACCTCTGTATGTTTACTATATTTTTATGCTTGGATCAACTCAACTGTATGACGGTTCTCTTAGTGGTGATCACACAGATTTCTTGATTGGTATCGTTCTAGTTTTGGTTGGGTTCCTTGGACTGTTGTATGAACGCTATTTTGTTGATGATGATAACGACGAGAATGATCATCAAGATCATGGTATTGGTACCAGCGATGACCATGTCATTATCAACATCAAGGAGTTGGCTGGTGTTAATCCCTCTGTCCTCCTCCGATCAATCCCCGTCGTAGATATCAACTCTAGGAACGCAAGGGACGGTGTTAAATGTGTCGTTTGCCTCTTTGAGCTCGCTGACGGAGACAAAGCCAAGTTTTTACCGAGCTGTAAACATTGGTTTCACGCTCGTTGCATCGACCCGTGGCTTGAGTCGCACGCTACTTGTCCTATATGCAGAACGAGAGTACGTCTGTTGCAAACTAACGAGCCGAGCTCCCTAATCTCTAGGCTCTATAGTCCGGTTGAACCTGCGGTGGTAACTCAAGAGTTGAATTATGGCAATCTaacttctgatgatgaacaTCCAGTAGATCTGACGGCGGTTGTTGTAGACATCCCGGCAACCTTCGAGATTGGAGATTTGGGCCCATTATGA